In a genomic window of Nothobranchius furzeri strain GRZ-AD chromosome 14, NfurGRZ-RIMD1, whole genome shotgun sequence:
- the mpi gene encoding mannose-6-phosphate isomerase isoform X2: MGAHPKGDAQIKDNRIAQTTLGQWIAHYPACLGSKVKDAFQGQLPFLFKVLSVNTALSIQAHPNKELAASLHAQFPEHYPDNNHKPEMAIALTRFQGLCGFRPVVEILSFLQQVPEFYALVGQEAAEELQSSMGDEIRSSQALKKCFTRMMSCEKKVFVDELNELVKRVSEEGAAGKDTSNSNGELLLRLHSQYPGDIGCFSIYFLNYVVLEPGQAMFLGANEPHAYIHGDCIECMACSDNTVRAGLTRKYIDVNTLCEMLNYKPASASSKIFPGVPDPSDPYVTLYDSPVPDFKVIKIQVPPSVKDYCVAAVDSASILLVIEGDAIAASAAAFSDLTMKRGSVLFVSANESLSLHITSQSGVTLFRACCLL; this comes from the exons ATGGGGGCCCACCCTAAAGGCGACGCCCAGATCAAAGACAATCGGATTGCCCAAACAACCCTGGGCCAGTGGATTGCACACTACCCAGCATGCCTCGGCTCCAAAGTGAAGGACGCTTTTCAGGGTCAGCTGCCCTTCCTCTTCAAGGTTCTGTCTGTCAATACAGCTTTGTCCATACAGGCCCACCCCAACAAG GAGCTAGCTGCCAGTCTTCACGCTCAGTTTCCAGAACATTATCCCGACAACAACCACAAGCCAGAGATGGCCATCGCCCTCACACGCTTCCAAGGCCTCTGTGGCTTTAGACCAGTTGTAGAAATTCTGAGCTTCCTTCAGC AGGTCCCGGAGTTCTATGCGCTGGTGGGCCAGGAAGCAGCGGAAGAGCTGCAGAGCAGCATGGGAGATGAGATTCGTTCAAGCCAGGCTCTGAAAAAGTGCTTCACAAGGATGATGAGCTGTGAGAAGAAGGTCTTCGTGGATGAATTGAATGAGCTGGTTAAAAGAGTGTCTGAGGAAG GTGCAGCAGGAAAGGACACGTCCAACAGCAACGGTGAGCTGCTGCTTCGTCTCCACTCCCAGTATCCTGGAGACATCGGCTGCTTCTCCATATACTTCCTGAATTATGTGGTTTTGGAACCGGGCCAGGCCATGTTTCTCGGTGCCAACGAGCCTCATGCCTACATCCATGGTG ATTGTATCGAATGCATGGCCTGCTCTGATAATACCGTCAGGGCTGGCCTGACACGGAAATACATCGACGTCAACACTCTGTGTGAGATGTTAAACTACAAACCAGCATCAGCCTCCTCCAAGATCTTCCCTGGTGTCCCGGATCCCTCTGACCCCTATGTAACGTTGTACGACTCCCCAGTGCCAGACTTCAAGGTCATAAAGATCCAG GTCCCTCCTTCAGTGAAGGACTACTGTGTGGCTGCCGTGGACAGCGCTAGCATCCTCCTGGTCATTGAGGGTGATGCCATAGCAGCCTCTGCTGCTGCCTTTTCTGACCTCACAATGAAACGTGGCTCTGTCCTGTTTGTCTCGGCCAATGAGAGCCTATCCCTGCACATCACCTCCCAGTCTGGAGTGACCCTGTTCAGAGCCTGCTGCCtgttgtag
- the mpi gene encoding mannose-6-phosphate isomerase isoform X1: protein MEDVRVFPLTCAVQNYAWGKFGLESTVARLVVGDDPLAVIEDNKPYAELWMGAHPKGDAQIKDNRIAQTTLGQWIAHYPACLGSKVKDAFQGQLPFLFKVLSVNTALSIQAHPNKELAASLHAQFPEHYPDNNHKPEMAIALTRFQGLCGFRPVVEILSFLQQVPEFYALVGQEAAEELQSSMGDEIRSSQALKKCFTRMMSCEKKVFVDELNELVKRVSEEGAAGKDTSNSNGELLLRLHSQYPGDIGCFSIYFLNYVVLEPGQAMFLGANEPHAYIHGDCIECMACSDNTVRAGLTRKYIDVNTLCEMLNYKPASASSKIFPGVPDPSDPYVTLYDSPVPDFKVIKIQVPPSVKDYCVAAVDSASILLVIEGDAIAASAAAFSDLTMKRGSVLFVSANESLSLHITSQSGVTLFRACCLL from the exons ATGGAAGACGTGAGAG TGTTTCCTCTGACCTGCGCTGTTCAGAATTATGCGTGGGGGAAGTTTGGACTGGAGAGCACCGTGGCCAGACTGGTGGTCGGTGACGATCCACTTGCTGTCATAGAGGATAACAAGCCCTATGCAGAG TTGTGGATGGGGGCCCACCCTAAAGGCGACGCCCAGATCAAAGACAATCGGATTGCCCAAACAACCCTGGGCCAGTGGATTGCACACTACCCAGCATGCCTCGGCTCCAAAGTGAAGGACGCTTTTCAGGGTCAGCTGCCCTTCCTCTTCAAGGTTCTGTCTGTCAATACAGCTTTGTCCATACAGGCCCACCCCAACAAG GAGCTAGCTGCCAGTCTTCACGCTCAGTTTCCAGAACATTATCCCGACAACAACCACAAGCCAGAGATGGCCATCGCCCTCACACGCTTCCAAGGCCTCTGTGGCTTTAGACCAGTTGTAGAAATTCTGAGCTTCCTTCAGC AGGTCCCGGAGTTCTATGCGCTGGTGGGCCAGGAAGCAGCGGAAGAGCTGCAGAGCAGCATGGGAGATGAGATTCGTTCAAGCCAGGCTCTGAAAAAGTGCTTCACAAGGATGATGAGCTGTGAGAAGAAGGTCTTCGTGGATGAATTGAATGAGCTGGTTAAAAGAGTGTCTGAGGAAG GTGCAGCAGGAAAGGACACGTCCAACAGCAACGGTGAGCTGCTGCTTCGTCTCCACTCCCAGTATCCTGGAGACATCGGCTGCTTCTCCATATACTTCCTGAATTATGTGGTTTTGGAACCGGGCCAGGCCATGTTTCTCGGTGCCAACGAGCCTCATGCCTACATCCATGGTG ATTGTATCGAATGCATGGCCTGCTCTGATAATACCGTCAGGGCTGGCCTGACACGGAAATACATCGACGTCAACACTCTGTGTGAGATGTTAAACTACAAACCAGCATCAGCCTCCTCCAAGATCTTCCCTGGTGTCCCGGATCCCTCTGACCCCTATGTAACGTTGTACGACTCCCCAGTGCCAGACTTCAAGGTCATAAAGATCCAG GTCCCTCCTTCAGTGAAGGACTACTGTGTGGCTGCCGTGGACAGCGCTAGCATCCTCCTGGTCATTGAGGGTGATGCCATAGCAGCCTCTGCTGCTGCCTTTTCTGACCTCACAATGAAACGTGGCTCTGTCCTGTTTGTCTCGGCCAATGAGAGCCTATCCCTGCACATCACCTCCCAGTCTGGAGTGACCCTGTTCAGAGCCTGCTGCCtgttgtag